In a genomic window of Erigeron canadensis isolate Cc75 chromosome 5, C_canadensis_v1, whole genome shotgun sequence:
- the LOC122601035 gene encoding uncharacterized protein LOC122601035, which yields MAGSLDASPSASSRSQDLDYLYASNTNVSNFVSVKLSGDRNYLLWKAQMICLMDTHNMRGIVDASFVGPRASGIEITSKYDNLLKGWIFGSVTEDILLQILNLGSAKDVWEKLKFIYDPTTSLQQVSAETNTNDKDRISINIDKKKLREATIKGNWLEAESLLKKVKDLWLLDTLAFDGSTALHMAVGIGHNDFVKNLLSCINDEEVLVKRNSDGSTALHIAAIVGNKYAAELLVRKNNKLLRIEDHKGEEPLHKAYENMHLDTIGYLLKASDDDGESKLRTFSIGGSIHHRTHPGVEIGVDLLVNTISAKQYDLALELVKKFPRFASRNDDALMALAKTFPCGLDSWETLIYPSLEDNWKEICILAKGFIDISLLLPKEVIDDFHDDRKPACAILITVFIVTVPVILALLFILMYLFLSIVRLVCRVPYFLLWKGANTLGGPIRVIQNKQKEWDEATKVLELVCDEIDKLPCSGTHHPYYTQPILEAASQNAYKVIDEILFRSPEAIQSTNKSGYDIIQLAVINRSEKTYNLIYDIGERKNLYRTIVDSSKNNILHLAGWLAPSHALNRRTGAALQLQRELQWREEVQKLVFPTYITKENIFNETPDMVFTREHENLVKEGEKWMKTTAESCSITAALITTIVFAAAITVPGGSNQESGIPLFKKEIAFTIFAVADAISLFASITALLVFLSILTARFAEKDFLVSLPRRLLIGLFFLLLSTTAMLVAFSATLFLVFCDKKPWMIAPICGLALIPIAFFVTLQFPLMVDLFCSTHLRIFGKERKSVLRRFRFNPDDIRLLFRK from the exons ATGGCTGGGTCGTTAGACGCTTCTCCAAGTGCTTCCAGTCGTTCACAAGACTTAGACTACTTGTATGCATCAAATACTAATGTATCCAACTTTGTCTCTGTAAAACTTTCCGGGGACCGCAACTACCTTCTTTGGAAGGCGCAGATGATTTGTCTCATGGACACTCATAATATGCGCGGCATTGTGGATGCCTCATTTGTTGGTCCACGAGCTTCTGGCATCGAGATCACGAGCAAATACGACAATCTTCTCAAAGGTTGGATTTTTGGCTCAGTTACTGAAGATATACTCCTTCAAATCCTCAATCTCGGATCAGCCAAAGATGTTTGGGAGAAGCTGAAATTCATCTATGATCCTACTACTAGTTTGCAACaag TTTCAGCTGAAACAAACACAAATGACAAAGATAGGATTtctataaatatagataaaaagaaGTTGCGTGAAGCTACTATCAAGGGAAATTGGTTGGAAGCAGAATCCTTACTTAAAAAGGTAAAAGATCTATGGCTGTTGGATACATTAGCATTTGATGGCAGCACAGCACTTCATATGGCTGTTGGAATAGGTCATAATGACTTTGTGAAAAATCTACTGTCTTGTATAAATGATGAAGAAGTACTTGTAAAGAGAAATTCTGATGGAAGCACGGCCCTTCACATTGCGGCTATTGTGGGGAACAAGTATGCAGCCGAACTCTTGGTTAGAAAAAATAACAAGTTGTTGAGGATTGAAGACCACAAAGGTGAAGAACCACTCCATAAAGCTTATGAAAATATGCATCTGGATACCATTGGATATTTGCTGAAAGCGAGTGATGATGACGGCGAAAGCAAGTTACGCACGTTTTCTATAGGGGGATCTATTCACCATCGCACTCACCCAGGTGTTGAAATAGGAGTCGACCTTCTTGTTAACaccatttctgcaaaacaatACG ATTTAGCATTAGAGTTGGTCAAAAAGTTTCCTAGATTTGCTTCGAGAAATGATGATGCACTCATGGCTTTAGCAAAAACCTTTCCATGTGGGTTAGATTCCTGGGAAACACTTATCTATCCAT CTTTGGAAGACAATTGGAAGGAAATATGTATTTTAGCTAAAGGATTCATCGATATCTCACTGCTCCTTCCGAAGGAAGTAATCGACGATTTCCACGATGATCGAAAGCCAGCATGTGCCATTCTGATTACGGTTTTTATCGTTACAG TACCGGTCATTCTTGCATTGCTGTTTATATTGATGTACCTCTTCCTAAGCATAGTTCGTCTCGTATGTCGTGTACCTTATTTTCTCCTGTGGAAGGGAGCCAATACATTAG GCGGACCCATAAGGGTTATCCAGAACAAACAGAAAGAATGGGATGAAGCAACGAAGGTACTGGAATTGGTATGTGATGAAATCGACAAGTTGCCATGCTCCGGTACTCATCACCCCTATTATACACAACCAATTCTTGAGGCTGCATCTCAAAATGCTTATAAAGTTATTGATGAGATTTTATTTAGATCACCTGAGGCCATTCAGAGTACAAATAAAAGTGGATATGACATTATTCAGTTAGCAGTTATAAACCGTTCTGAAaaaacttacaatcttatctaTGACATTGGGGAGCGTAAGAATCTTTATAGAACAATTGTTGATTCTTCGAAGAACAATATCTTGCACTTGGCTGGATGGTTAGCACCTTCACATGCACTAAATCGTAGAACAGGTGCGGCATTACAATTACAACGTGAACTCCAATGGCGAGAG GAAGTGCAGAAACTTGTGTTTCCTACATATATCACCAAAGAGAACATTTTTAACGAGACACCAGATATGGTTTTCACAAGAGAACACGAGAACTTGGTAAAGGAAGGAGAAAAGTGGATGAAAACTACAGCAGAGTCATGCAGCATCACTGCAGCACTAATCACCACAATCGTATTTGCTGCTGCAATTACTGTACCGGGTGGAAGCAATCAGGAATCAGGCATCCCATTGTTCAAAAAAGAAATTGCATTCACTATCTTTGCAGTAGCTGATGCTATCTCACTATTTGCATCTATTACCGCACTACTGGTGTTCTTATCTATCCTAACTGCACGATTTGCCGAGAAAGATTTTCTAGTCAGTTTGCCAAGGCGTTTGCTTATTGGACTTTTCTTCTTATTGTTGTCCACAACGGCCATGTTGGTAGCCTTTAGTGCAACCTTGTTTCTAGTCTTTTGTGATAAGAAACCATGGATGATTGCTCCTATATGTGGATTAGCACTCATCCCCATCGCCTTTTTTGTTACTCTACAGTTCCCCCTTATGGTTGATCTTTTTTGTTCAACACATTTACGCATCTTTGGCAAAGAACGGAAAAGTGTTCTTAGAAGATTTAGATTCAATCCGGATGATATTAGATTACTTTTTCGTAAGTAA
- the LOC122598805 gene encoding ankyrin repeat-containing protein NPR4-like translates to MNLYRTIADSSKNNILHLAGLLAPAHALNRRTGAALQLQRELQWREEVQKLVFPTYITKENIFKETPDMVFTREHENLVKEGEKWMKTTAESCSITAALITTIVFAAAITVPGGSNQETGIPLLNKEMAFTIFAVSNAISLFASITALLVFLSILTARFAEKDFLVSLPRRVLIGLFFLLLSTTTMIIAFGATLFLVFCDRKPWMIAPICGLAVIPIASFVTLQFPLMVDLFCSTHLSIFGKERKSVRKSVLRRFNPDDIRLVFRN, encoded by the exons ATGAATCTTTATAGAACAATTGCTGATTCATCTAAGAACAATATCTTGCACTTGGCTGGATTGTTAGCACCTGCACATGCACTGAATCGTAGAACAGGTGCGGCATTACAATTACAACGTGAACTCCAATGGCGCGAG GAAGTGCAGAAACTAGTGTTTCCTACATATATTACCAAAGAAAACATTTTTAAGGAGACGCCGGATATGGTTTTCACAAGAGAGCACGAGAACTTGGTGAAGGAAGGAGAAAAGTGGATGAAAACCACAGCAGAGTCATGCAGCATCACTGCGGCACTAATTACCACAATAGTATTTGCTGCAGCAATTACTGTACCGGGTGGAAGCAATCAAGAAACAGGCATCCCCTTGTTAAATAAAGAAATGGCTTTCACTATATTTGCAGTATCCAATGCCATCTCGTTATTTGCATCGATTACTGCACTACTGGTATTCTTATCTATCCTAACTGCACGATTCGCCGAGAAAGATTTTCTAGTCAGTTTGCCAAGGCGTGTGCTTATCGGACTATTCTTCTTATTGTTGTCCACAACGACCATGATCATAGCCTTCGGTGCAACTTTGTTCCTAGTCTTTTGTGATAGAAAGCCATGGATGATTGCTCCTATATGTGGATTAGCTGTCATCCCCATTGCCTCTTTTGTTACTTTACAGTTCCCCCTTATGGTTGATCTTTTTTGTTCCACACATTTAAGCATCTTTGGAAAAGAACGGAAAAGTGTTCGAAAAAGTGTTCTTAGAAGATTTAATCCAGATGACATACGGTTAGTTTTTCGTAACTGA
- the LOC122601036 gene encoding putative ankyrin repeat protein RBE_0317 yields the protein MTFPNGIHCMDLAPTKLKTETQDTDAISAEPNTNEKDKISINIDEGTVLPERTNKKELRDATIKGNWSKAEAILQKEKDLAKLAINGDGSTVLHMAVGMGHNDFVKNLLSCINVDQEVLEIKRDSDGSTALHIAAVVGNKYAADLLVKMNKKLLRIEDHKGEEPLHKAYENMHLDIIGYLLKASDDDGESKLRTFSIGESIHHHTHLGVEIGVNLLVNTISAKRYSKWPSESISLLLTMLE from the coding sequence ATGACATTTCCAAATGGTATACATTGTATGGATTTAGCTCCAACGAAATTGAAAACAGAAACACAAGACACCGATGCAATTTCAGCTGAACCAAACACAAATGAAAAGGATAAGATTTCAATAAATATAGATGAAGGCACGGTTTTACCTGAACGTACAAACAAAAAAGAGTTGCGTGATGCTACTATCAAGGGAAATTGGTCAAAAGCTGAAGCCAtacttcaaaaagaaaaagatctaGCGAAACTAGCCATCAACGGTGATGGTAGCACGGTACTTCATATGGCCGTTGGAATGGGTCATAATGATTTTGTAAAAAACTTATTGTCTTGTATAAATGTTGATCAAGAAGTCCTTGAAATTAAGAGAGATTCTGATGGAAGCACCGCCCTTCACATCGCAGCTGTTGTGGGGAACAAATATGCAGCAGACCTCTTggttaaaatgaataaaaagttgTTGAGGATTGAAGACCATAAAGGTGAAGAACCGCTTCATAAAGCCTATGAAAATATGCATCTAGATATCATTGGATATTTGCTGAAAGCTAGTGATGATGACGGCGAAAGCAAGTTACGCACTTTTTCTATAGGGGAATCTATTCATCATCACACTCATCTAGGTGTTGAAATAGGAGTCAACCTTCTTGTTAACACCATTTCTGCAAAAAGATACAGTAAGTGGCCTAGCGAATCGATCTCTTTACTTCTTACTATGTTGGAATAG
- the LOC122599097 gene encoding uncharacterized protein LOC122599097 isoform X2: protein MEEDISVIDIGEETKLSNLKAEGEDSQISETQDKNKTDEKKKKLYKAIVNRDWRDAEPILKEDKDLLKNAIDSDGNTVLHIAVGIGDYGFVENLIRLINEEQALIKRSSDGSTALHIAALMGNTRAARLLVQKNKQLLDTTDKKGRKPLHRAYENMYLNTIDYLFDQCDNFVSLDVKMGVDILVNAISAKQYNFASKLIKKYPRFANENDNALMALAKTFPSGLRSSEMLIYPSLRKIGRMMRDLLVYFIMGLLIIPIVVLDFSFWNDTDFRRDMRTIAVPALLRTPFFLICLLILIVCFPFLCVYSMLWEYAAILVPPINHIKMKRKEWKEATMVLGLVCDEIDKLGVSDSHHVHYKEPILEAASQNAHIVVLEILFRSRKAISSKDKSGYDIIQLAVIHRSEDVYRLMYAIGEHKNRYRTFEDSSKNNILHLVGRLPPSHALNRRTGAAFQLQRELQWREEVKTLVFPTFLTKENIFKETPDMVFTREHENLVKEGEKWMKTIAESCSITAALITTVVFAASITVPGGSDEKTGSPLFRENPAFTVFEIFDVISLCASTSALLLFLSILTARFAEKDFLVTLPRRLLMGIFFLLLSTTAMMVAFSATLFLVFVDKKPWMLAPICGLGLIPIAYFAIPQFPLIVDLFRSTQFHISGKHRKSVTRRLYPDDIKMLASWVHSDSLMR, encoded by the exons ATGGAGGAAGATATTAGTGTAATAGACATAGGTGAAGAAACCAAATTGTCAAACCTCAAAGCAGAAGGTGAAGATAGCCAAATTAGTGAAACCCAAGATAAAAACAAGACTgatgaaaaaaagaagaaattatacaAAGCTATTGTGAACAGAGACTGGCGAGATGCGGAACCCATACTAAAAGAAGATAAGGATTTACTAAAAAATGCAATCGACAGTGATGGTAACACGGTGCTTCATATCGCGGTTGGAATAGGTGATTACGGCTTCGTGGAAAACTTGATTCGACTTATAAACGAAGAACAAGCCCTCATAAAGAGATCTTCAGATGGAAGCACAGCACTTCACATTGCTGCACTTATGGGGAACACAAGAGCAGCAAGGCTCTTGGTTCAAAAGAACAAACAATTGTTGGATACTACAGACAAAAAAGGGAGAAAACCATTGCATAGAGCTTATGAAAATATGTACCTTAATACCATTGATTATTTGTTTGATCAATGTGACAACTTTGTTTCCCTTGATGTCAAAATGGGGGTTGACATCCTAGTTAATGCAATTTCTGCTAAACAATATA ATTTTGCATCCAAATTGATCAAGAAATATCCTAGATTTGctaatgaaaatgataatgCACTCATGGCTTTAGCTAAAACCTTTCCGAGTGGGCTACGCAGCTCCGAAATGCTCATATATCCCA GTCTTCGTAAAATCGGGAGGATGATGCGTGACTTACTCGTCTATTTTATCATGGGTTTACTTATCATTCCGATAGTGGTACTTGACTTTTCCTTCTGGAACGACACGGATTTCCGAAGAGACATGAGGACTATTGCAG TGCCAGCCTTACTTCGGACGCCTTTTTTCTTGATATGCCTCCTCATATTAATAGTCTGTTTCCCATTCCTTTGCGTTTATTCTATGTTGTGGGAATACGCAGCGATACTAG TTCCACCCATCAACCATATTAAGATGAAAAGGAAAGAATGGAAAGAAGCAACAATGGTTTTGGGATTGGTATGTGATGAAATAGACAAGTTAGGCGTCTCCGATTCTCATCATGTCCATTACAAGGAACCAATTCTTGAAGCTGCATCTCAAAATGCTCATATAGTTGTTTTGGAAATATTGTTTAGATCACGAAAAGCAATTAGtagtaaagataaaagtggGTATGACATTATTCAACTAGCGGTAATACACCGTTCAGAAGATGTTTACAGACTTATGTATGCGATTGGGGAGCATAAGAATCGTTATAGAACATTTGAAGATTCTTCTAAGAACAATATATTGCACTTGGTTGGACGGCTGCCACCTTCACATGCGTTAAATCGGAGAACAGGTGCAGCATTCCAACTACAAAGAGAGCTCCAATGGCGCGAG GAAGTAAAGACACTTGTGTTTCCAACATTTCTTACCAAAGAGAACATTTTTAAGGAGACACCAGACATGGTATTCACAAGGGAACACGAAAACTTGGTGAAGGAAGGAGAAAAGTGGATGAAAACCATAGCAGAGTCATGCAGTATAACTGCAGCACTAATTACCACAGTTGTATTTGCAGCTTCAATTACGGTACCAGGTGGAAGCGATGAAAAAACTGGATCCCCTTTATTTAGAGAAAATCCGGCCTTTACTGTCTTTGAAATATTTGATGTTATCTCACTATGTGCATCTACTTCTGCACTTCTACTGTTCTTATCTATCTTAACCGCACGTTTTGCGGAGAAAGATTTTTTAGTTACTTTGCCAAGACGATTGCTTATGGGAATTTTCTTCTTACTGCTCTCCACAACAGCTATGATGGTAGCCTTTAGCGCAACCTTGTTCCTTgtctttgttgataaaaaaCCTTGGATGCTTGCTCCAATATGTGGATTAGGTCTCATCCCCATCGCATATTTTGCTATTCCGCAATTCCCCCTTATAGTAGATCTTTTTCGATCGACACAATTTCACATCTCTGGCAAACACAGGAAAAGTGTTACCCGAAGATTATACCCGGATGATATAAAGATGTTGGCAAGTTGGGTCCACTCAGACAGTCTGATGCGGTAG
- the LOC122599097 gene encoding uncharacterized protein LOC122599097 isoform X1 — MRMVLGGRERRQHVRGEDTVSTKSNVIETYPISELGKMEEDISVIDIGEETKLSNLKAEGEDSQISETQDKNKTDEKKKKLYKAIVNRDWRDAEPILKEDKDLLKNAIDSDGNTVLHIAVGIGDYGFVENLIRLINEEQALIKRSSDGSTALHIAALMGNTRAARLLVQKNKQLLDTTDKKGRKPLHRAYENMYLNTIDYLFDQCDNFVSLDVKMGVDILVNAISAKQYNFASKLIKKYPRFANENDNALMALAKTFPSGLRSSEMLIYPSLRKIGRMMRDLLVYFIMGLLIIPIVVLDFSFWNDTDFRRDMRTIAVPALLRTPFFLICLLILIVCFPFLCVYSMLWEYAAILVPPINHIKMKRKEWKEATMVLGLVCDEIDKLGVSDSHHVHYKEPILEAASQNAHIVVLEILFRSRKAISSKDKSGYDIIQLAVIHRSEDVYRLMYAIGEHKNRYRTFEDSSKNNILHLVGRLPPSHALNRRTGAAFQLQRELQWREEVKTLVFPTFLTKENIFKETPDMVFTREHENLVKEGEKWMKTIAESCSITAALITTVVFAASITVPGGSDEKTGSPLFRENPAFTVFEIFDVISLCASTSALLLFLSILTARFAEKDFLVTLPRRLLMGIFFLLLSTTAMMVAFSATLFLVFVDKKPWMLAPICGLGLIPIAYFAIPQFPLIVDLFRSTQFHISGKHRKSVTRRLYPDDIKMLASWVHSDSLMR, encoded by the exons ATGAGGATGGTTTTGGGTGGAAGAGAGCGCCGGCAACATGTTCGCG GTGAAGACACAGtttcaacaaaatcaaacgtaaTAGAAACATATCCAATTTCGGAACTTGGCAAAATGGAGGAAGATATTAGTGTAATAGACATAGGTGAAGAAACCAAATTGTCAAACCTCAAAGCAGAAGGTGAAGATAGCCAAATTAGTGAAACCCAAGATAAAAACAAGACTgatgaaaaaaagaagaaattatacaAAGCTATTGTGAACAGAGACTGGCGAGATGCGGAACCCATACTAAAAGAAGATAAGGATTTACTAAAAAATGCAATCGACAGTGATGGTAACACGGTGCTTCATATCGCGGTTGGAATAGGTGATTACGGCTTCGTGGAAAACTTGATTCGACTTATAAACGAAGAACAAGCCCTCATAAAGAGATCTTCAGATGGAAGCACAGCACTTCACATTGCTGCACTTATGGGGAACACAAGAGCAGCAAGGCTCTTGGTTCAAAAGAACAAACAATTGTTGGATACTACAGACAAAAAAGGGAGAAAACCATTGCATAGAGCTTATGAAAATATGTACCTTAATACCATTGATTATTTGTTTGATCAATGTGACAACTTTGTTTCCCTTGATGTCAAAATGGGGGTTGACATCCTAGTTAATGCAATTTCTGCTAAACAATATA ATTTTGCATCCAAATTGATCAAGAAATATCCTAGATTTGctaatgaaaatgataatgCACTCATGGCTTTAGCTAAAACCTTTCCGAGTGGGCTACGCAGCTCCGAAATGCTCATATATCCCA GTCTTCGTAAAATCGGGAGGATGATGCGTGACTTACTCGTCTATTTTATCATGGGTTTACTTATCATTCCGATAGTGGTACTTGACTTTTCCTTCTGGAACGACACGGATTTCCGAAGAGACATGAGGACTATTGCAG TGCCAGCCTTACTTCGGACGCCTTTTTTCTTGATATGCCTCCTCATATTAATAGTCTGTTTCCCATTCCTTTGCGTTTATTCTATGTTGTGGGAATACGCAGCGATACTAG TTCCACCCATCAACCATATTAAGATGAAAAGGAAAGAATGGAAAGAAGCAACAATGGTTTTGGGATTGGTATGTGATGAAATAGACAAGTTAGGCGTCTCCGATTCTCATCATGTCCATTACAAGGAACCAATTCTTGAAGCTGCATCTCAAAATGCTCATATAGTTGTTTTGGAAATATTGTTTAGATCACGAAAAGCAATTAGtagtaaagataaaagtggGTATGACATTATTCAACTAGCGGTAATACACCGTTCAGAAGATGTTTACAGACTTATGTATGCGATTGGGGAGCATAAGAATCGTTATAGAACATTTGAAGATTCTTCTAAGAACAATATATTGCACTTGGTTGGACGGCTGCCACCTTCACATGCGTTAAATCGGAGAACAGGTGCAGCATTCCAACTACAAAGAGAGCTCCAATGGCGCGAG GAAGTAAAGACACTTGTGTTTCCAACATTTCTTACCAAAGAGAACATTTTTAAGGAGACACCAGACATGGTATTCACAAGGGAACACGAAAACTTGGTGAAGGAAGGAGAAAAGTGGATGAAAACCATAGCAGAGTCATGCAGTATAACTGCAGCACTAATTACCACAGTTGTATTTGCAGCTTCAATTACGGTACCAGGTGGAAGCGATGAAAAAACTGGATCCCCTTTATTTAGAGAAAATCCGGCCTTTACTGTCTTTGAAATATTTGATGTTATCTCACTATGTGCATCTACTTCTGCACTTCTACTGTTCTTATCTATCTTAACCGCACGTTTTGCGGAGAAAGATTTTTTAGTTACTTTGCCAAGACGATTGCTTATGGGAATTTTCTTCTTACTGCTCTCCACAACAGCTATGATGGTAGCCTTTAGCGCAACCTTGTTCCTTgtctttgttgataaaaaaCCTTGGATGCTTGCTCCAATATGTGGATTAGGTCTCATCCCCATCGCATATTTTGCTATTCCGCAATTCCCCCTTATAGTAGATCTTTTTCGATCGACACAATTTCACATCTCTGGCAAACACAGGAAAAGTGTTACCCGAAGATTATACCCGGATGATATAAAGATGTTGGCAAGTTGGGTCCACTCAGACAGTCTGATGCGGTAG